From the genome of Vicia villosa cultivar HV-30 ecotype Madison, WI linkage group LG2, Vvil1.0, whole genome shotgun sequence, one region includes:
- the LOC131653930 gene encoding polyadenylate-binding protein-interacting protein 3-like isoform X3, with amino-acid sequence MARLTKDASSQRQKPAAEFISKAPSKILIIPAKELVQIIAQGVAVTSDGLPSEPHHDRYQEIMVDSLISQSHHAELGRELKPWVPDEDDLQCPELENIFDGQWNSILRGWDQFETNKALFGVKSTFNEELYTTKLEKGPQTRELEVRALRIAREIEGEETRDLHLAEERGLHFDEDFDIDEETRFSSVYRGKHVDDTYEDNEDILIDSYNSETFCGKFGSVDERSGEINCGEGNDGAHTLATSSPMDHQQSSQSSTGVDLTSTRAYDHAKQFASAIPSKSYSSSDVESRFQENPVQNLRGTSGNTKEENLQCEDVQLSKYEDSQTSLYLKKDLSPNASSYAPSSHILTKSHEKMESPGDLAYGKANGGTEYINSRGVGASSGSDSVRDVAASSGPGLSPSSSVGSLSSEKSSLNPNAKEFKPNPTAKNFIPSPARPSTPVSDSSFYFQPNVTTVPNMQGLPMSIGAGPTFTGQQPIMYNSQVSQMPTQAYFHPNAPQYGQLHGHPMQALYMPSYLPEMPYNGRDY; translated from the exons ATGGCTCGCTTGACAAAGGACGCTTCTTCACAAAGGCAGAAGCCTGCTGCAGAATTTATCAGCAAGGCTCCTTCAAAGATTTTAATTATACCTGCCAAAGAACTTGTGCAAATTATAGCACAG GGTGTTGCTGTTACAAGTGATGGCCTACCTAGTGAACCTCACCATGATAGATATCAGGAAATCATGGTTGATTCATTGATATCTCAATCTCATCATGCTGAGCTAGGAAGAGAACTAAAACCCTGGGTACCTGATGAAGATGATCTACAATGCCCTGAACTGGAAAATATCTTTGATGGCCAGTGGAACAG CATTTTAAGGGGATGGGACCAGTTTGAAACAAATAAGGCACTGTTCGGGGTAAAAAGCACATTCAATGAGGAACTTTATACAACAAAGCTTGAAAAAGGTCCACAAACAAGAGAATTAGAAGTGCGGGCTTTAAGAATAGCAAGGGAAATCGAGGGTGAGGAAACTCGAGATCTTCATCTTGCTGAG GAAAGAGGTCTTCACTTTGATGAAGACTTTGATATTGACGAAGAAACAAGATTCTCTTCGGTCTATAGGGGTAAACATGTTGATGATACATATGAGGACAATGAAGATATACTGATCGATTCATACAATTCTGAGACTTTTTGTGGTAAATTCGGTTCAGTCGATGAGAGGTCTGGTGAAATAAATTGTGGAGAAGGCAATGATGGAGCTCATACACTGGCTACTTCCTCTCCCATG GATCACCAACAGTCATCTCAGTCAAGTACTGGTGTAGATTTAACCAGCACGCGTGCTTATGATCATGCTAAGCAGTTTGCGTCTGCAATCCCATCCAAAAGCTACTCGTCTTCGGATGTGGAAAGCAG GTTTCAGGAGAACCCGGTTCAAAATCTACGTGGAACCAGTGGTAACACCAAGGAAGAAAATCTA CAATGTGAGGATGTTCAGCTGTCTAAATACGAGG ATTCACAGACATCACTCTACTTGAAGAAGGACTTATCTCCTAATGCCAGCTCCTATGCCCCATCATCTCATATCTTAACAAAATCTCATGAGAAGATGGAATCCCCCGGGGATTTAGCATATGGCAAAGCTAATGGAGGAACAGAGTATATAAATTCACGCGGAGTCGGTGCATCATCTGGGTCAGATTCTGTGAGAGATGTGGCAGCATCTTCTGGTCCTGGTTTATCTCCAAGTTCATCTGTTGGTTCACTGTCTTCTGAAAAATCGTCTTTGAATCCCAATGCAAAG GAATTCAAGCCCAATCCTACGGCAAAGAATTTTATTCCATCACCTGCTCGTCCTTCCACTCCAGTGTCTGATAGTTCCTTCTATTTTCAACCTAATGTAACTACTGTACCAAATATGCAAGGCCTGCCCATGAGTATTGGG GCTGGACCCACTTTTACCGGACAACAACCTATCATGTATAATTCACAGGTTTCCCAAATGCCAACTCAAGCATATTTTCATCCAAATGCACCGCAG TACGGACAGCTTCATGGTCATCCTATGCAAGCTTTATACATGCCTAGTTACTTACCT GAAATGCCATACAATGGACGTGATTACTGA
- the LOC131653930 gene encoding polyadenylate-binding protein-interacting protein 3-like isoform X1: MNLQPGQSKSSNGYGRRKSDREGAAKLENKMPSEKLNANRLASTGVIYGIKGDSYGSPSHDRLVYLTTCLIGQQVEVQVKNGSIYSGIFHATNTDKDFGIILKMARLTKDASSQRQKPAAEFISKAPSKILIIPAKELVQIIAQGVAVTSDGLPSEPHHDRYQEIMVDSLISQSHHAELGRELKPWVPDEDDLQCPELENIFDGQWNSILRGWDQFETNKALFGVKSTFNEELYTTKLEKGPQTRELEVRALRIAREIEGEETRDLHLAEERGLHFDEDFDIDEETRFSSVYRGKHVDDTYEDNEDILIDSYNSETFCGKFGSVDERSGEINCGEGNDGAHTLATSSPMDHQQSSQSSTGVDLTSTRAYDHAKQFASAIPSKSYSSSDVESRFQENPVQNLRGTSGNTKEENLQCEDVQLSKYEDSQTSLYLKKDLSPNASSYAPSSHILTKSHEKMESPGDLAYGKANGGTEYINSRGVGASSGSDSVRDVAASSGPGLSPSSSVGSLSSEKSSLNPNAKEFKPNPTAKNFIPSPARPSTPVSDSSFYFQPNVTTVPNMQGLPMSIGAGPTFTGQQPIMYNSQVSQMPTQAYFHPNAPQYGQLHGHPMQALYMPSYLPEMPYNGRDY, translated from the exons ATGAATTTGCAACCTGGGCAGTCTAAATCCTCTAATGGATATGGCCGTCGTAAATCTGACAGAGAAGGTGCAGCTAAGTTAGAGAATAAGATGCCATCTGAAAAATTAAATGCCAACAGATTGGCAAGCACAG GTGTGATTTATGGCATTAAAGGTGATAGTTACGGAAGTCCTTCACATGACCGACTAGTATATCTAACAACATGCCTAATTGGGCAGCAGGTGGAGGTCCAGGTGAAAAATGGGTCTATATACTCTGGAATATTTCATGCAACAAATACAGACAAAGATTTTG GAATCATTTTGAAAATGGCTCGCTTGACAAAGGACGCTTCTTCACAAAGGCAGAAGCCTGCTGCAGAATTTATCAGCAAGGCTCCTTCAAAGATTTTAATTATACCTGCCAAAGAACTTGTGCAAATTATAGCACAG GGTGTTGCTGTTACAAGTGATGGCCTACCTAGTGAACCTCACCATGATAGATATCAGGAAATCATGGTTGATTCATTGATATCTCAATCTCATCATGCTGAGCTAGGAAGAGAACTAAAACCCTGGGTACCTGATGAAGATGATCTACAATGCCCTGAACTGGAAAATATCTTTGATGGCCAGTGGAACAG CATTTTAAGGGGATGGGACCAGTTTGAAACAAATAAGGCACTGTTCGGGGTAAAAAGCACATTCAATGAGGAACTTTATACAACAAAGCTTGAAAAAGGTCCACAAACAAGAGAATTAGAAGTGCGGGCTTTAAGAATAGCAAGGGAAATCGAGGGTGAGGAAACTCGAGATCTTCATCTTGCTGAG GAAAGAGGTCTTCACTTTGATGAAGACTTTGATATTGACGAAGAAACAAGATTCTCTTCGGTCTATAGGGGTAAACATGTTGATGATACATATGAGGACAATGAAGATATACTGATCGATTCATACAATTCTGAGACTTTTTGTGGTAAATTCGGTTCAGTCGATGAGAGGTCTGGTGAAATAAATTGTGGAGAAGGCAATGATGGAGCTCATACACTGGCTACTTCCTCTCCCATG GATCACCAACAGTCATCTCAGTCAAGTACTGGTGTAGATTTAACCAGCACGCGTGCTTATGATCATGCTAAGCAGTTTGCGTCTGCAATCCCATCCAAAAGCTACTCGTCTTCGGATGTGGAAAGCAG GTTTCAGGAGAACCCGGTTCAAAATCTACGTGGAACCAGTGGTAACACCAAGGAAGAAAATCTA CAATGTGAGGATGTTCAGCTGTCTAAATACGAGG ATTCACAGACATCACTCTACTTGAAGAAGGACTTATCTCCTAATGCCAGCTCCTATGCCCCATCATCTCATATCTTAACAAAATCTCATGAGAAGATGGAATCCCCCGGGGATTTAGCATATGGCAAAGCTAATGGAGGAACAGAGTATATAAATTCACGCGGAGTCGGTGCATCATCTGGGTCAGATTCTGTGAGAGATGTGGCAGCATCTTCTGGTCCTGGTTTATCTCCAAGTTCATCTGTTGGTTCACTGTCTTCTGAAAAATCGTCTTTGAATCCCAATGCAAAG GAATTCAAGCCCAATCCTACGGCAAAGAATTTTATTCCATCACCTGCTCGTCCTTCCACTCCAGTGTCTGATAGTTCCTTCTATTTTCAACCTAATGTAACTACTGTACCAAATATGCAAGGCCTGCCCATGAGTATTGGG GCTGGACCCACTTTTACCGGACAACAACCTATCATGTATAATTCACAGGTTTCCCAAATGCCAACTCAAGCATATTTTCATCCAAATGCACCGCAG TACGGACAGCTTCATGGTCATCCTATGCAAGCTTTATACATGCCTAGTTACTTACCT GAAATGCCATACAATGGACGTGATTACTGA
- the LOC131653930 gene encoding polyadenylate-binding protein-interacting protein 3-like isoform X2 translates to MNLQPGQSKSSNGYGRRKSDREGAAKLENKMPSEKLNANRLASTGVIYGIKGDSYGSPSHDRLVYLTTCLIGQQVEVQVKNGSIYSGIFHATNTDKDFGIILKMARLTKDASSQRQKPAAEFISKAPSKILIIPAKELVQIIAQGVAVTSDGLPSEPHHDRYQEIMVDSLISQSHHAELGRELKPWVPDEDDLQCPELENIFDGQWNRGWDQFETNKALFGVKSTFNEELYTTKLEKGPQTRELEVRALRIAREIEGEETRDLHLAEERGLHFDEDFDIDEETRFSSVYRGKHVDDTYEDNEDILIDSYNSETFCGKFGSVDERSGEINCGEGNDGAHTLATSSPMDHQQSSQSSTGVDLTSTRAYDHAKQFASAIPSKSYSSSDVESRFQENPVQNLRGTSGNTKEENLQCEDVQLSKYEDSQTSLYLKKDLSPNASSYAPSSHILTKSHEKMESPGDLAYGKANGGTEYINSRGVGASSGSDSVRDVAASSGPGLSPSSSVGSLSSEKSSLNPNAKEFKPNPTAKNFIPSPARPSTPVSDSSFYFQPNVTTVPNMQGLPMSIGAGPTFTGQQPIMYNSQVSQMPTQAYFHPNAPQYGQLHGHPMQALYMPSYLPEMPYNGRDY, encoded by the exons ATGAATTTGCAACCTGGGCAGTCTAAATCCTCTAATGGATATGGCCGTCGTAAATCTGACAGAGAAGGTGCAGCTAAGTTAGAGAATAAGATGCCATCTGAAAAATTAAATGCCAACAGATTGGCAAGCACAG GTGTGATTTATGGCATTAAAGGTGATAGTTACGGAAGTCCTTCACATGACCGACTAGTATATCTAACAACATGCCTAATTGGGCAGCAGGTGGAGGTCCAGGTGAAAAATGGGTCTATATACTCTGGAATATTTCATGCAACAAATACAGACAAAGATTTTG GAATCATTTTGAAAATGGCTCGCTTGACAAAGGACGCTTCTTCACAAAGGCAGAAGCCTGCTGCAGAATTTATCAGCAAGGCTCCTTCAAAGATTTTAATTATACCTGCCAAAGAACTTGTGCAAATTATAGCACAG GGTGTTGCTGTTACAAGTGATGGCCTACCTAGTGAACCTCACCATGATAGATATCAGGAAATCATGGTTGATTCATTGATATCTCAATCTCATCATGCTGAGCTAGGAAGAGAACTAAAACCCTGGGTACCTGATGAAGATGATCTACAATGCCCTGAACTGGAAAATATCTTTGATGGCCAGTGGAACAG GGGATGGGACCAGTTTGAAACAAATAAGGCACTGTTCGGGGTAAAAAGCACATTCAATGAGGAACTTTATACAACAAAGCTTGAAAAAGGTCCACAAACAAGAGAATTAGAAGTGCGGGCTTTAAGAATAGCAAGGGAAATCGAGGGTGAGGAAACTCGAGATCTTCATCTTGCTGAG GAAAGAGGTCTTCACTTTGATGAAGACTTTGATATTGACGAAGAAACAAGATTCTCTTCGGTCTATAGGGGTAAACATGTTGATGATACATATGAGGACAATGAAGATATACTGATCGATTCATACAATTCTGAGACTTTTTGTGGTAAATTCGGTTCAGTCGATGAGAGGTCTGGTGAAATAAATTGTGGAGAAGGCAATGATGGAGCTCATACACTGGCTACTTCCTCTCCCATG GATCACCAACAGTCATCTCAGTCAAGTACTGGTGTAGATTTAACCAGCACGCGTGCTTATGATCATGCTAAGCAGTTTGCGTCTGCAATCCCATCCAAAAGCTACTCGTCTTCGGATGTGGAAAGCAG GTTTCAGGAGAACCCGGTTCAAAATCTACGTGGAACCAGTGGTAACACCAAGGAAGAAAATCTA CAATGTGAGGATGTTCAGCTGTCTAAATACGAGG ATTCACAGACATCACTCTACTTGAAGAAGGACTTATCTCCTAATGCCAGCTCCTATGCCCCATCATCTCATATCTTAACAAAATCTCATGAGAAGATGGAATCCCCCGGGGATTTAGCATATGGCAAAGCTAATGGAGGAACAGAGTATATAAATTCACGCGGAGTCGGTGCATCATCTGGGTCAGATTCTGTGAGAGATGTGGCAGCATCTTCTGGTCCTGGTTTATCTCCAAGTTCATCTGTTGGTTCACTGTCTTCTGAAAAATCGTCTTTGAATCCCAATGCAAAG GAATTCAAGCCCAATCCTACGGCAAAGAATTTTATTCCATCACCTGCTCGTCCTTCCACTCCAGTGTCTGATAGTTCCTTCTATTTTCAACCTAATGTAACTACTGTACCAAATATGCAAGGCCTGCCCATGAGTATTGGG GCTGGACCCACTTTTACCGGACAACAACCTATCATGTATAATTCACAGGTTTCCCAAATGCCAACTCAAGCATATTTTCATCCAAATGCACCGCAG TACGGACAGCTTCATGGTCATCCTATGCAAGCTTTATACATGCCTAGTTACTTACCT GAAATGCCATACAATGGACGTGATTACTGA
- the LOC131653929 gene encoding nuclear transcription factor Y subunit A-8-like gives MKCLCEKDSGLCSVHSNSHRVFGCPSWGTSSEPEVQQASMSKSLSFKMDALPQKCPDKSKALSFQLHELDSSSTQSTDSSQSGQIPFQHSSSTGSTFKGTEGNDMGCLIGSSSIGSPNLTIHPPLVDPSQSLAHIAFPFADPFYSGLLSASYGHQYKLMETAAVRVPLPSDMMEEPIYVNSKQYHAILRRRQCRAKLEAHNKLIKDRKPYLHESRHVHALKRARGAGGRFLNAKKLEESKLASQNQNHSQNVSTSYNCLNLNANMPESKMHDQVENYKDDASTYGSNRNEMFQQQQELEFRLCSYPSSQTGRNMQDYTTDKNVGANQRHRLSVLM, from the exons ATGAAGTGTTTATGCGAGAAAGACTCTGGTCTATGTTCtgttcattcaaattcacaccgtGTTTTCGGATGCCCGTCATGGGGAACTTCTTCTGAACCCGAAGTCCAACAAGCATCCATGTCCAAAAGTTTGAGCTTCAAAATGGATGCTCTGCCACAAAAATGTCCTGACAAGAGTAAGGCACTGAGTTTTCAATTACATGAACTGGATTCATCTTCAACTCAATCGACTGACTCATCACAATCAG GTCAAATTCCTTTCCAGCATAGTTCTTCTACTGGTTCAACATTTAAGGGAACCGAGGGGAACGATATGGGGTGTCTCATCGGCTCATCATCTATTGGGAGTCCAAATCTCACCATCCATCCTCCATTAGTGGATCCCAGCCAATCACTT GCGCATATTGCATTCCCCTTTGCTGATCCATTCTATAGTGGCCTACTTTCTGCTTCATATGGCCATCAATATAAG CTAATGGAAACAGCTGCTGTCCGAGTTCCCCTGCCGTCTGACATGATGGAAGAACCCATATATGTGAATTCAAAGCAGTACCATGCCATTCTGAGGCGAAGACAGTGTCGAGCAAAACTTGAAGCACACAACAAACTCATCAAGGATCGTAAA CCATATCTTCATGAGTCACGTCATGTACATGCATTGAAGAGAGCTAGAGGTGCCGGTGGCCGCTTCCTCAATGCTAAAAAGCTCGAAGAGTCAAAGCTTGCATCACAAAACCAAAACCATAGCCAAAATGTTTCCACCAGCtataattgtttgaatttgaatgcGAATATGCCAGAGTCTAAAATGCATGATCAGGTTGAAAACTATAAAGATGATGCTTCTACATATGGATCTAATAGGAATGAAATGTTCCAGCAGCAACAGGAGTTAGAGTTCAGGTTATGCAGTTACCCTTCTTCTCAAACTGGAAGGAACATGCAGGATTATACAACGGACAAGAATGTTGGTGCGAATCAACGCCACCGACTATCGGTTCTCATGTGA